The following proteins are encoded in a genomic region of Leptospira wolbachii serovar Codice str. CDC:
- a CDS encoding M14 family zinc carboxypeptidase, producing MLRGMKRLNRYENRILKIVKLGGKLVRFKQFGFSTKTEEGFRFPIYVLEIGKEKAIKRNVAGVVAGVHGLETIGIRVLLDFLDDLFSRKTSELYREIKDGELGIVCIPILNPGGVAMKRRSNPGGVDLMRNSGVEAVKAPFFFGGHKISNVFPYYRGNVLQAESKVLDRFYTEYLLPAENFMIPVIDVHSGFGAVDHVWWPYAGTHEQCADESLFQKIANHLTTKFNHILYRFGPQSETYTTHGDLWDRLYNEYQKAKAQSNPNGSRFLPLTLEIGTWSDIQLDPWKVFRKRGIFNPARESKQESIISHRKFLADVLRLAKMKSKDLD from the coding sequence ATGCTTAGAGGAATGAAACGTCTTAATCGATATGAAAACAGAATTTTAAAAATTGTTAAGTTAGGTGGTAAATTAGTTCGATTCAAACAATTTGGATTTTCCACAAAAACGGAAGAAGGATTTCGATTCCCTATTTATGTTTTAGAAATTGGAAAGGAGAAAGCAATTAAACGGAATGTCGCCGGTGTTGTTGCTGGTGTTCATGGCCTTGAAACCATTGGGATCCGAGTTCTATTGGATTTTTTAGATGATCTTTTTTCACGCAAAACATCCGAATTATATCGAGAAATTAAAGATGGGGAACTTGGAATTGTCTGTATTCCGATCTTAAATCCTGGTGGGGTAGCAATGAAACGTAGGTCGAATCCAGGCGGAGTCGACTTGATGAGAAACTCTGGAGTGGAAGCAGTGAAGGCCCCTTTCTTTTTCGGCGGACATAAGATTTCAAATGTATTTCCTTATTACAGAGGGAATGTTTTACAGGCAGAATCCAAAGTTTTGGATCGCTTTTACACCGAATATCTGTTACCTGCTGAAAACTTTATGATTCCGGTTATTGATGTTCATTCAGGTTTTGGTGCCGTAGACCATGTTTGGTGGCCTTATGCGGGTACTCATGAGCAGTGCGCAGATGAATCACTGTTTCAGAAAATAGCTAACCATCTAACAACAAAATTCAATCATATTCTTTATCGGTTCGGTCCACAAAGTGAAACATACACAACCCATGGTGATCTTTGGGACAGGTTGTATAATGAATACCAAAAAGCAAAGGCCCAATCGAATCCGAATGGTTCAAGATTTCTCCCGTTAACATTAGAAATTGGGACTTGGTCCGACATTCAATTGGATCCTTGGAAAGTATTTCGTAAACGTGGTATCTTTAATCCGGCTCGCGAATCGAAGCAAGAGTCGATCATTAGTCATAGAAAATTTTTAGCAGACGTTTTGCGACTGGCAAAAATGAAATCGAAAGATTTAGATTAA
- a CDS encoding TetR/AcrR family transcriptional regulator has protein sequence MNLDPVQIRILEKAEELFLKYGYSKTKMEEIASSLKISRKTLYKYYSNKQDLMEFYMDYKQNEIQKVIQEIANDETLTAVQKFSKMHRSLVEESPYVMNDLFIREISEMFPLQVERFKKRREKEIPESIGKIFNMAKMKGELRDGFMPEVAVHLFLASIEMILSNKNSITVPLNIHEFQLEVVNVIFYGVLKR, from the coding sequence TTGAATTTGGATCCGGTGCAGATTAGAATATTAGAAAAAGCAGAAGAACTATTCTTGAAGTATGGATATTCCAAGACAAAAATGGAAGAGATTGCGAGTTCTCTGAAGATCAGTCGTAAAACTTTGTATAAATATTACTCCAATAAACAAGACCTTATGGAGTTTTATATGGATTATAAACAGAATGAGATCCAAAAGGTGATTCAGGAAATAGCAAATGATGAAACTCTAACGGCGGTGCAGAAATTTTCGAAAATGCATCGTTCTCTCGTGGAAGAATCGCCTTATGTGATGAACGATTTGTTTATTAGAGAAATTTCAGAAATGTTTCCGTTGCAAGTGGAGCGATTCAAAAAACGAAGGGAAAAAGAAATTCCTGAATCCATTGGAAAAATATTCAACATGGCAAAAATGAAAGGAGAACTTCGGGATGGATTTATGCCCGAAGTTGCCGTACATCTTTTTCTTGCTTCCATTGAAATGATTCTCAGTAACAAAAATTCGATCACAGTTCCATTGAATATCCATGAGTTTCAATTGGAAGTTGTGAATGTAATTTTTTATGGAGTGCTTAAGAGGTAA
- a CDS encoding DNA-3-methyladenine glycosylase I, with protein MKTHPEWERCSWCLKFDQYIQYHDEEWGVPVHDDKTHFEFLILEGAQAGLSWATILKKREGYRKLFADFEPTKVAKFTDKKLETILLDPSIVRNRLKVFAAVNNAKRFLEIQKEFGSFDFYIWSFVGHKPIQNKRKSLSDVPATTKESDALSKDLIKRGFKFVGSTVIYAHMQACGLVNDHVESCFRYKELSFTS; from the coding sequence ATGAAAACTCACCCAGAATGGGAACGGTGTTCCTGGTGTTTGAAATTTGACCAATACATCCAATACCACGATGAAGAATGGGGTGTTCCCGTACACGATGACAAAACCCATTTTGAATTTTTGATCCTAGAAGGTGCACAAGCAGGACTCAGTTGGGCGACTATCTTAAAGAAACGGGAAGGTTATAGAAAACTATTTGCAGACTTTGAACCAACCAAGGTTGCAAAGTTCACCGACAAAAAATTAGAAACTATTCTTCTTGACCCATCGATTGTAAGAAATCGATTGAAGGTATTTGCAGCAGTCAACAATGCAAAACGTTTTTTAGAAATTCAAAAAGAATTTGGATCTTTTGATTTTTACATTTGGAGTTTTGTTGGTCACAAACCCATCCAAAACAAACGAAAAAGTTTATCGGATGTTCCCGCAACCACAAAAGAATCCGATGCACTCAGTAAGGATTTAATCAAACGAGGCTTTAAGTTCGTGGGAAGCACGGTTATCTATGCCCACATGCAAGCCTGTGGGCTTGTCAATGACCATGTCGAAAGTTGTTTTCGTTACAAAGAGTTAAGTTTTACCTCTTAA
- a CDS encoding alpha/beta fold hydrolase: MSQPAPKKKSKNYKEESITTNGINIRVGLWPGNKQTIVCLHGLSGNLYSMKPLAVRLNRLGYRVLSYDLRGRGKSDKPKSGYGFQNHIKDLRGIISHYKIKNPIFFAHSFGCMIALRYAISYPEVVKAMILMDGGGLLSLSKRLQILKVLQQSFERLDVTYPTISDYLKLVKNSPLVPHWTEDIEDYFRLELEKTKDGYICHMPKFVMEEELKEMGGSMNLLMVFKYLIENPKRVISKIKENKNLDFEKIQTPTLILRATEMNLFPNDDLLPKPSFESMLAKIQFSSGKEIKTNHYGILFDKLKERDTAIENFLHRL, from the coding sequence ATGAGTCAACCTGCACCCAAAAAAAAATCAAAAAATTACAAAGAAGAATCTATCACAACCAATGGCATTAATATCCGAGTAGGTCTATGGCCCGGAAATAAACAAACAATCGTTTGCTTGCATGGATTGTCAGGAAATTTATACTCAATGAAACCTTTAGCAGTACGATTGAACCGTTTAGGGTATAGAGTTTTGTCGTATGATTTACGTGGGCGAGGTAAATCGGACAAACCAAAGTCTGGTTATGGATTCCAAAATCATATCAAGGATCTAAGAGGTATCATTTCTCATTACAAAATCAAAAATCCGATTTTTTTTGCACATTCCTTCGGTTGTATGATTGCGCTTCGTTATGCGATATCCTATCCTGAAGTTGTCAAGGCTATGATCCTTATGGATGGAGGAGGTCTACTTTCTCTTTCCAAAAGACTTCAAATTCTAAAGGTCCTCCAACAATCCTTCGAGAGATTGGATGTCACCTATCCAACGATTTCGGATTATTTGAAACTAGTAAAAAACTCACCCCTAGTGCCTCATTGGACAGAAGATATCGAAGACTATTTCCGACTCGAACTAGAAAAAACTAAGGACGGATATATTTGCCATATGCCAAAGTTCGTTATGGAAGAGGAATTAAAAGAAATGGGAGGTTCTATGAATCTTTTGATGGTATTCAAATACCTGATTGAGAACCCCAAAAGAGTGATTTCGAAGATTAAAGAAAACAAAAATCTAGACTTTGAAAAAATACAAACACCGACTCTCATACTTCGTGCCACTGAAATGAATTTATTCCCTAATGATGACTTACTCCCTAAACCATCGTTTGAATCCATGTTAGCAAAAATACAATTCTCAAGCGGAAAGGAAATCAAAACAAACCACTACGGAATTCTTTTTGACAAACTAAAGGAAAGAGACACTGCTATCGAAAATTTTTTACACAGATTGTAA